The region atacagctcatgaaagcccaaaattcctatctcaaaaaattagcatatcatgaaaaggttctctaaacgagctattaacctaatcatctgaatcaactaattaactctaaacacctgcaaaagattcctgaggcttttaaaaactcccagcctggttcattactcaaaaccgcaatcatgggtaagacacagaaagaaatttctgaacgaataggctgttcccagagtgctgtatcaaggcacctcagtgggaagtctgtgggaaggaaaaagtatggcagaaaacgctacacaacgagaagaggtgaccggactctgaggaagattgtggagaaggaccgattccagaccttggggaagcagtggactgagtctggagtagaaacatccagagccaccgtgtacaggcgtgtgcaggaaatgggctacaggtgccgcattccccaggtcaagccacttttgaaccagaaaaagcggcagaagcgcctgacctgggctacagagaagcagcagtggtccaaagtacttttttcggatgaaagcaacttttgcatgtcattcggaaatcaagatgccagagtctggaggaaaactggggagagggaaatgccaaaatgcctgaagtccagtgtcaagtacccacaatcagtgatggtctggggtgccatcatCAGCTGCTggcgttggtccactgtgttttatcaagggcagggtcaatgcagctagctatcaggagatttgggagcacttcatgcttccatctgctgaaaagctttatggagatgaagatttcatttttcagcacgacctggcacctgctcacagtgccaaaaccactggtaaatggtttactgaccatggtattactgtactcaattggcctgccaactctcctgacctgaaccccatagagaatctgtaagatattgtgaagagaaagttgagacacgcaagacccaacactctggatgaacttaaggccgctatcgaagcattctgggcctccataacacctgagcagtgccacaggctgattgcctccatgccacgccgcattgaagcagtcatttctgcaaaaggattcccgaccaagtactgagtgcataactgaacattatttgaaggctgactttttttgttttaaaaacacttatcttttattggtcggatgaaatatgctaattttttgagataggaattttgggttttatgagctgtatgccaaaatcatcaatattaatacaataaaaggcttgaactacttcagttgtgtgtaatgaatctaaaatatatgaaagtctaatgtttatcagtacattacagagaataatgaactttatcacaatatgctaatttttttagaaggacctgtagctTTTGATTTCAGCAAATCAGCAAATGCACCTCCTGATGCAGAGAATTCAGCAAATGACCATTTGTTGAATTATTAGATGTTATGAAACTCTGTTTTGCTTAATACTgtaattcgcaacagtgcattttaagtttttttttttaaatataattttattGAAATAAAGAAAGGCAATATCACAAGCATGACCTTAcgacataggcaaacgcaggagggattacagctgcccagaatcccccctcagaccgggGCAGGTGCAGAGTCTGGGCACAGGCACAAGtttagacaccagaatatctccaAGCATCCTgcaactcacagcactgccccctctcTTTCCCTGCtatagttgactttggatgtagcagcagcagcagcagcagcagcgtgtgtacagagcatggagcagctctggggaacgtaacagagtcaggtatgagcacagccctgtgccctgctgtgtgaaagcttcactttccccttcattagcaatgtcagccgtcctcattattatctgtatccaaactgctcctgatcaatcctgtTGTTGGTAGGTCagacggacaggaaattgcattatgttctaaaatattattatactgtattgtgcgtggctgagggagacctttcaggaatccccccccccttgaaaatcttgGGTTTGCCCCTGTACGGGTCAGTACAAAGATCTCTTTCGAGACCCATGCAGGGGTCCAGCCAAAGCGCCAAAAGACCCATATGTGCCTACAAATTTACATTGTTATACCTTCGAAATTTACCCATATCAAGTCAGTGAGGACAAAAACAGCAAAAGTCCATTGAGCTTAGATTTTCTGACCGACAGGTCAGAAACTGACCATCACTAAACAGTGCTCcaacataaaaataaaacaaactgtgatgatttgctcagctgcctgtgcaggcaggcagccctttgaccattgtgtaggtttgcatgctgcaggactctggaaagaagagattctgtcagttttgcagcttgtgcttgcagaggaatttgcatacgttgtcatgcaaattgcctggccacattcattggaggcgtgtactataagtactatgtctttcccacaatgcttcgctgttcataaggatttcgtcctatgtaacactcctggtggggtgtcagccttgctctctgtttgaacatcagcttagagtaattcctgaatctgcgctaggcagatttccctagtgcagttaggattgtattatctgtattgactgttctgtcttgtcttgcctgttgccattgtcctgtccctatggtggtcggcaggaaatggttctgatctctgttcttggagtatagctggtgcagcggttactaccagctatctcttctgttctgtcttctgggatcgcgctagctacttttcgctagcgctggggatccttctgttctgtcttctgggattgcgctagccacttttcgctagtgctgtggatcctatctctcgcttgtccctgttttcgtgtgtctgtctggtctgctacgcttgctggaggctcagtgaggtaaccgttaagcaagcactcgcgtcctctgttcatgtttgtctgttaatggttagttaggcgtgcttgtctctattgtgcttatcacgtggagaccgcgcataaccgcgtgcactgttgcgaatgagtgcggtgttcgcggttagctagcgtttgttattttccgtatctccttattgtattatttgctgtgcctttgctaccctcgtattctattctgatctgccttgtgtcacgtgtggcgatcgcacctctcgcgatcgcgttcctatttcatatctgctgttgtgtgtgcgcggtcgcggggtggcgactggattggcgcacacacatacaacctgtccctttgctcgttctcattcgcaatcgcctctcttgcgattgcgttctgcgtttcgtacaacgtttctggcatttgtggaggtacagaggattggttcctctgcactccccagcgccatctgccgacaggaatttccctctacaggtgcgtagcaccttttgctgggtgcctgctattacacgcttgtggaggatttccgccgtgtcagtgcacgcgttgtgcgctgatcacggagaaagttccacaatcgttacaccttgcTTCCAAGTGCTCTGGGGCTTCTCTGGCACTCTGTATCTTTAATACAGAGAACACCATAGCACTTATCAGCAAGGGGGCAGGGCTACGCACTGCAAGCGCTGGTCTTTGGGGCTTGAGGGGAGGCTTGAAAGCTAAACCGGTAAGTCTTGAGACCCCGTAAATCATACTTTATTTCCTTTCCTTCTTACAAGCCTTTTTTCCAAGTACATAATATATGGGTCACCTTCTGTGCCTTGCTTTCATCCAATGACAGATAAGAGTTTAGTGGTCACAACTGTACTGGAACAGGATGGAACCCAGTTTTTTACATTCCCAAATGTATTCAGTAGGGTAGATTGGatccccttaaagcggacccaaaccaaacattttttaaattcaaaatatctagttgcagcactctgacacatacaaagataaataaacactcattcaagcctatgagcatttcagtgcatgcttttcacccttctcttttcataactagggttatacaggtggcgcccattagcaattcctcctttgccggacaccatctactccaccagtctgctggattctgtcccggcaatatgaaaggaagggatgggtttctccaataaatgttaaatattttgtatttgtcatcatgcagctgaaaaaaggctgctatttattattataatttagaaaatagattttatttctgaaatcttgtatttttgatttgggtccactttaaagagactctgtaacaaaattttgagccttatttctactgtcctataagttcctatgcctgttctaatgtggcctgtcttactgcagcctttcctacttgcactgtctctgtaataaatcgtatctcctttcctctgtcgtgtctgtcaggctgaggctggaatgtgtggaatgtgcagcactgcttatcattggcagaagctttacacacccctccaagctctgcatgagtcacacagtaagctagttctcaacctatgatactctggttagaagccatgtgtgACGGTTaatgccactactcagatgactgattactggtgatctgcgggATCACCAAGAATACGGACGCTATgctcgattatgtgtgatccgcagaatcaccaataatgccagtatagcaagaACGAGAGCAGAGCGTAAGTGTGTGTTTGGTGCCACCGTAACTCtaatggttttacaggaccttacccCAGGAGTTAGTAAGGAATactcaggacaccaacagaacagactagacacaaggccccccagtggggctggaaggtacagacagataaatacggttctaacggtcacctgtgaagcaggtgatacagaccttactgcagtcgcagagatacaaacaacacagctctaatggtcacctgtggagcaggtgattcagaccttactgcaatctcagagatacaaataacacctCTAACctgtggagagtgtaagtgtaaggtgcaaacagtaataccttgaggaccgcacctggaagacaggtgcaagagccaataggaacactgctcagcaacaagttccttccgtagtctggactctccacggggaggagtcagacaaggagagggaaggacagaatgtgagtgagaccagagagagggtgtcactaacaggtctggcgttcagtaacgatcggtgtaacacagagagggtctgattaccggtgaactgcagtatcaccgagaatgcagaatatacccgattattgatgatctgcagtatcaccgataatcagatatatattctaacctctggacacctgagttacAAGTGAGTGTTTAGGCAATAGTAACACTTTGAGTATACACAGAGGAAAGTTCCTTCCAAGGCCTAGActttcccgggggaggagctaggctgaaggtaggaaggacagagcgtgagtgacaccaaagagggGGTGTCActtacaggtctgggaactgcctctaacagtaaggccagttctcgaggtcggacaagccaggtcgtcaacacacggacagacaaagtacagactcAGGAGACAgacacggaatccaatgaacaggcagggtttggcaacggtgtatcagattagcagggtacagaatcagaaggcagatacagagtccaggaacgagcagagtttggcaacaggatatcagaaatggcaaggtacagaatcagagttcacaagattagtcaggcaggcagaaagtcataacaaataatacagttcaattcctaatgctaaggtgtgagatccttggccgtcaacacctttggaaactatgctagtacacagatacaatacaattagtactttaagctatcaacagaatctggctaagtgtggatccccggctccggccggttctagcacactttgggatctgactatggtctgagtactGACACACAAGTGTACACGACGACAGACAAAGACAGAGTAacaactccaggtttaaatactgacagcagattcaagcagccccgcccgaggggctgaaccaacctgcaaggaagattgacaggtggaagtcagctgaccacaaagtcagctgatctgtctcctctgcccataaaggtcctttagctccatgtacaggtccttttgctccatgtgcaggcgtgtggacccaagctgctgcaacagaggtccctgtcccagctgagtcgggaagcgacacccgggatggcttggccagagaggtgacatcaggtgtgaaagcagctgcgctgcttcCCACCACAGAGGTAACCTTTTAAATCGTTacaccatgtcttttgtttgtaaaaactgcctaaaactgttaattacaaatcaggattgcagcagggagtggcagaaacagcacacagGGCCccgggagaacataatgaatagaatggtatgctttttattgtaagaattttagagtacaggttATCTTTAAGGTAAGATCTTCCAGATGCTCATCATGACATTTGCAATTTTACCAAACAAAAGATGGCATATTGCTGGTGACCCAACATAGCATTGTTGCACGACAATATCTCACACATAAAGAAGCAGAATTTTCCAcacatatttgatttttttttgtatttccacAGACAAGACATTTACGTAGATGGCTACTAAAAATGAAAGTTCTTCAGATGATTTTACTCTACTTGTGTTTTTGGGAGGACAGATATTATATACCGCCTTAATTGCTGATATTTATGCTATCATTATAACTGGGAATTTTGCTGTCTTTAGTATCATTCGTGCAGATAGCCATCTCCACACTCCAATGTACTTTTTCTTGAGTTGCCTATCTTTATTAGATATTTGTTATGCAACAGTAACTGTCCCGAGTATGTTGGCCAATTCTATAACTGGCAACATTATGATTTCATTCAACAGTTGCCTAATGCAGATCTTCTTTTTTGTCTTCTGTGGTGGAACGGAATGTCTTCTCCTAGCTTCCATGGCCTATGACAGATATGTGGCGATATGCAACCCGCTCCGATACATGGACTTATTGAACCCAGCATTCTGTTTGCGGTTAGTTGCAGGATGTTGTTTCTTGGGGAGCTTGAACTCCATGCTTCACACCGTGATGACCCTACAACTGACTTTCTGTGGTGTTAGGCACATAAACCATTTCTTCTGTGATGTCATTCCAATGCTGGAAGCCGCCTGTGgaaacatacacaacagcagaataGTACTTCATGTTGAAACAGTCGCCCTGGGAGCATCAACATTTCTGGTTGTGGTGATCTCCTACGTACGTATCATATCCACCATATTACAAATCCAGTCTTCTGCAAGGAGGGAGAAGGTATTCTCTACATGTTCATCCCACCTCACCATTGTCATCATGTTCTATATAACTGGTACCTTCAGCTACAATGCTGTGAATCTTGGAGATTCCGTTATCAATGTCCGTGTTGTTTCTGTTCTGTACAGTGTTTTTCCACCACTGCTGAATCCTGTTATCTACTGTCTGAGGAACAAAGAGGTGCACTCGGCCTTTAAAAGGGCATTTGCAAATGTGTTTATGTCGGTCTTATGAGGAGATCTCCAGAAGGCATTTGTAATTTGTAGCAGTACTCTTTTTCTAAAATAAAGAACAATGTATTGTTACAATTGCTTATTAATAATGACTTTTGtagttaaaaaagaaaaacataaatactgtatttttcagaccataagactcaCCTAGATTTAGAACACAAGaaacaggaagaaatgtactaaaTCTGGCACGGACATGGTGCAGGGACGTCTTATGGATCTActcccccccaattattatgcCCCCCTAgtacctcctctgtccccttgtgtcctcctttgtctccctcctgtgtcttcttctgtccccctgtgttcttctctgtccctctgtgtactCCTCTGTTCCTTTAGTAACtaagcaagtgcagtgattggcccaatgacggcgCTGTCGTCCCGCCCATAAGATCATAGGCGTCAGCAACTGAGCTCAGCTCCAGCCATGTTGGGGGCCTCTTTCCTCCAGCtctctgttaaccacttgaggactacaggtttattcccctctagtgaccaggcgattttttacaatcacCACTTTAACGATATTATTGCTTGgttatacaacttagcacccaaattaattttacctccttttcttgccactaatggaGCATCTTTTtcggtggtatctgattgctgctgagatTTTTTTAAGAATTAATTTAAAACgtaattattttaaattaaaaaaaaatcctatgtttttttcctctcccttcctgccccctaaattggccttgacTGCGATCCATACACTTCAgtaccctctcataggcatcatccTATcagagggatcagattgtgagccgaTCGGTGTGAGGCAGTCGGGAAGAGGTTAAGGAGATCGCAGCCTGCCCGATGCTCCCTCAGCCTGGGTGCATGCACAATTCACGATCGTGATACGGGAAGGGGGCGTGGCTCATTGTAGtatccggaccataagacacactgactccccccccccccccccacacacacacacttttgggagaGGAAAATATATTCAcatattatcaataaaatgcctcttacagagactctgaagcgagaataaatcttgcttcagagctcatagctagcaggggcatgtgtgcccctgctaaaccgccgctatagcgccgctaaacgggggtcccttcacccccaaacccacccctgcaaaccttggtcgtcttttggtcgcagatttattgcttcctggaggcagggctaacggctgcagccctgcctccagtcgcgtctatcagcagcgcatcgccgcctctcccccgcccctctcagggaaggaagactgagaggggcgggggagaggcggagatacgagctgacagacacgtgtggggcagggctgcggcggttagccctgccccaaccaggaagcgctccccggctgtacggaggagatttgggggatcagacagggacccccgttaagccgcgggatagcggcgttttagcaggggcacacatgcccctgctatctatgaggtctgaagcgagatttattctcgcttcagactctctttaaccacttgacaaccaggggattttccccttatctgtgctgcgtgggctcttgagcccacagcacagatcgtgttcgTAGCATGATCAGACCttctttccccactagggggatgtcctgctgggggggtctgatcaccgctggCTGtttgggtttgggggggggggggaggagggctcctcaaagctcctcaaagccccctccacagcgCTATTCTGCCCTCTccgtccttccctccctcccctccttgctgtgggcggcacaggacggtgaTCCATCCTGCGCCccctctaataggctttagcctatcagaggcccagggatcgccgatctcctttacggcagcaccgtattgatgtaaacagccggGATTTcttccgcgatcggaggctcgcaggctattcacagagacaccctccgtgagctgacatggaatGGCCACTCGAACGAGTGGCCGCtttcatggaaacaccacttcgacctgccgacgcccatCGACGTTAGGcgttctttaagtggttaagtcaccagcaagcaagaaaatacgaagaatattgttgacagtactttgtcatccactttttggtactttttcaattgcagacagctgaaaagttattttaaaacagagaatgaaaaatgatatcctaggagaaaaaatccttGGACCCaaatgcaaatcactttttctcctaggtgatatttttgcacCTTGTCCATAAAATGCCGATTCCGAAGAATCCTTAACATAATTTTTGAGGGTGCCTCCCCACTctcagggccatatcctattcaaggtgataagtagcttgcagatgcgagctacttatcaccttgccatcgcacgaggattaccggcaaatcctattgcccatatccttcgcgcgatggccgatcgttagggagcattactcaggcgaaagcctgagcgatgctcccttttaccgagagatggggagtgaggtttacgctgtggtgctgtccatcagcaccacagcctcactccccacacatgcgcactcgcctgcggaacatcgccgccatcttccgccgcagcatctgggggtctactttatttttttaaaacaacatttttattgGACTGAAACGTAGACAGTACAGTGGAAATAATCAATTGATCACGCAGTGTAACCAATTAAAACATTGCAGCAATATAAACTTGAAAGATATAGCAACATTATTTGCTTAAAATAGTTAAACTGATAAGCAACGCTACATGAAAATAGTGGTCAGCccatttttatataatttttcctATTTTAACTAGCCTGCACATAGCAAAACCTCAACCTGAGGTAGCCATGGCAGAAAACCATTAGGCTATTTCCAGCCTAATACCGCAGACGTCCTAATCTCCGGGCAAAAGCCCTTGGGAAAGCCCAAATAAGACCAAGGCCCCAAGTTCCAGTAGAAGAGTCGATAgatgttgtttttatttttacatttttattttttttttatatacatcccCCAAGTTATTGATATAAAGGTAGGACGGGAGATAGACTAAGTCTCAGTCTCCCACATCAAATATACCCAAATTTCCAGCTATACGTCCCAGTAGATACCATCTTGTCCATTTAAATGGTTGCATAATATTATTTAACTGCGTTCTTGGAACATATTTCTTAATAAATTGTCCCCAAAGTTTAAAGAATTTAGCAGTTGCCTTGGTCTTATGTTGCTCTGCATCAAACTTGGATATATACATTAAAGTGTGTAATGTATCCACCATTTGTTTGTGAGATGGAGGGAGAGAGTGGACTTATTGGCtcattatacatttttttgctgccacaataataaaatgttctatagGTTTAATGCTTCTATCCGCCGTTGTTGCTGTGGGATTACTAGCGTGGAATAGGGCCTCCCAAAAAGTTAAGGTTCTTTTCTTTGATGTGGTTATAGAGCATATTTGTTCTACCCTTTTCCAGAAACCTTGGATCTGGGGACATTTCCATAGTAAGTGGGCCAAATCTGGTAGCTGTAGGTTACATTTTGGACAGCTGGTAAGATAGGTGGAGTCTGGGGGGAGGTGCTTGAAATTAAAAGCATAGTAGCCTTTTGTCATAATTTTCAACTGCATCTCCCTCCATGTCTCCCCCTTCACCACTTTTCTCATATCTAACCATCCAAGCTCCATTGCTTTATTTAGTTCGTCCATGCCACATCCCAGGGAATCTGCCCAAAACCTTAGGTATGTTTTAGCTGGTGATTTGATCCTAAAGGAGCGCAAATCAGAGTATAACTCAGATATGGACCTATGATCCTTCAAGTTGCCCAGGATTTTCCGCAACCCACCATGATCCGGCATGGAAGATCCTCCCAGAGTTTGAGAGACATAGGTTTTGATCTGATGGTGTAAAAAATTTTGTGGGTTTGTCAGCTTAAATCGGGTTTTTAGCTGATCAAAGTCAAGTATTTTCCCGCTAGGATCTATTACCTGAGACAATTGGGTTATACCCTTGTTTTTCCATTCTCTTGCCATGGCATTCCATCTTCCTCCTGGGAAATCAGGAGACGACCAAAGAGGCGCCAGAGGGGATAAAAGACCTGGAAGACCCAGAAATTTGCGAAGTTCCCGCCAAGCTATACATGTATCTCGGAAAATTATATTGTTCTTAATATGCCAGGGGAGGTGTGCTAATTTAGTATGTAGGACTCCAGCAAGAGACCATGGTTTAACCATTTCTTCTTCTAAGTGGGTATtggtaactgattgcttatttccTAGCCAGTCTCTGACATGTCTTAAAATTGCTGCCAAATTGTAAGCTCGTATATTGGGAAAATTAACTCCTATCTTTTCTATGGGGTTTTGCAACAATGCCAAAGGAATTCTTGCCCTCTTCCCCTGCCATAGGAATCTCTTGAACGCCCTCATCAGTCTTTGGTTATCTTTATGTTTAATTAATAAAGGCAGTGTTTGTATGGGATATAATAATCTTCCAAAGCTTATCATTTTTATAAGGTGGCTCCGACCCAGCAGAGAAAGAGGTAGATTTTCCCAGCTCTGTAACTCTAGTACAACCTTATCTACTATAGGAGTAATGTTGAGTTTGTATAGTTGTGTGGGTTCTCTTGGAATTTTTATTCCCAAATACTGAAAGTAAGTACGGGCTATATAGATACCCAATGCATTGGCTTTTTCTGGGCCCCTGCCTGTACTAATAGAGCCTGAAAGAAACATAATAACTGATTTGGATATATTGATAGACAGGCCT is a window of Hyperolius riggenbachi isolate aHypRig1 chromosome 6, aHypRig1.pri, whole genome shotgun sequence DNA encoding:
- the LOC137522024 gene encoding olfactory receptor 5V1-like, with amino-acid sequence MATKNESSSDDFTLLVFLGGQILYTALIADIYAIIITGNFAVFSIIRADSHLHTPMYFFLSCLSLLDICYATVTVPSMLANSITGNIMISFNSCLMQIFFFVFCGGTECLLLASMAYDRYVAICNPLRYMDLLNPAFCLRLVAGCCFLGSLNSMLHTVMTLQLTFCGVRHINHFFCDVIPMLEAACGNIHNSRIVLHVETVALGASTFLVVVISYVRIISTILQIQSSARREKVFSTCSSHLTIVIMFYITGTFSYNAVNLGDSVINVRVVSVLYSVFPPLLNPVIYCLRNKEVHSAFKRAFANVFMSVL